One segment of Sulfurovum riftiae DNA contains the following:
- a CDS encoding GNAT family N-acetyltransferase, with protein NNEININHTGVSDELGGQGVGKQLVKAVVEHARENNLKIIASCSFAKHMLEKEDSYQDVYLG; from the coding sequence ATAATAATGAAATTAACATTAATCATACAGGCGTATCTGATGAACTCGGTGGTCAAGGTGTTGGCAAACAACTAGTTAAAGCAGTTGTTGAACACGCTCGAGAAAATAATTTGAAAATTATTGCCTCATGTTCATTTGCCAAACATATGTTAGAAAAAGAAGATTCATATCAAGATGTGTATCTTGGTTAA